One window of Henckelia pumila isolate YLH828 unplaced genomic scaffold, ASM3356847v2 CTG_525:::fragment_3, whole genome shotgun sequence genomic DNA carries:
- the LOC140873196 gene encoding glucan endo-1,3-beta-glucosidase 13, giving the protein MGSGFLLVFSLSFMPMLFGICRAGTIGVCYGRNADDLPTPDKVVQLLQLHNIKFVRIYDSNIQILKAFANTGIDLMIGIPNSDLLPFSQFQSNADTWLKNSILPYYPATKINYITVGAEVTEAPNNVSAMVVPAMRNVFTALRKAGLHRKIKVSSTHSLGVLSRSFPPSAGAFDSKHALLLRPMLEFLAENESPFLVNIYPYYAYRDSATNVSLDYALFESSSEVIDPNTGLLYTNMFDAQIDAINFALMGLNFRTIKIMVTETGWPSKGNPSETAATADNAQTYNTNLIRNVINDTGTPGRAGQEIDVYIFSLFNENRKPGMESERNWGLFFPDQTSVYNLDFTGAGAVDTTTNGNITSSNGTWCVASSTASEADLQHGIDWACGPGNIDCSAIQPSQPCFAPDNLLSHASYAFNSYFQQNGATDIACSFGGAGFRTNKNPSYDNCIYMTFGGNKTAAANSTAASSIKSSSSVLRGCFGILGSFLMASFVVFSGFG; this is encoded by the exons ATGGGGAGTGGGTTTCTGCTGGTTTTTTCTCTTTCTTTTATGCCGATGCTTTTTG GCATTTGCCGAGCCGGCACTATCGGAGTATGCTATGGAAGAAATGCCGATGATCTCCCAACCCCAGACAAAGTTGTCCAACTGCTTCAACTTCACAATATCAAATTCGTGAGGATCTATGACTCCAATATTCAAATTCTCAAGGCCTTTGCCAATACAGGAATTGATCTGATGATAGGCATTCCAAACTCAGACCTCTTACCGTTTTCCCAATTCCAATCGAATGCCGATACATGGTTAAAAAACAGCATTCTGCCGTATTATCCAGCCACAAAGATAAATTACATTACCGTGGGTGCTGAAGTGACAGAAGCTCCAAACAACGTGTCTGCGATGGTAGTTCCTGCAATGCGAAATGTTTTTACGGCCCTGAGAAAAGCCGGCCTTCATAGAAAGATTAAGGTATCTAGTACACATTCACTAGGTGTCTTGTCCAGATCATTCCCACCTTCAGCAGGCGCATTTGACAGTAAGCACGCGCTTTTACTCAGACCAATGCTGGAGTTTCTTGCCGAAAATGAGTCCCCCTTCTTGGTTAACATATACCCCTATTACGCCTATAGGGACTCTGCTACTAATGTGTCTCTAGACTATGCTCTGTTTGAGTCTTCTTCAGAAGTAATCGATCCAAACACCGGGCTATTATACACGAACATGTTTGATGCCCAGATTGATGCGATTAATTTCGCTCTCATGGGTTTGAATTTTAGAACTATCAAGATTATGGTAACTGAGACTGGTTGGCCTTCGAAAGGGAACCCAAGTGAGACAGCCGCCACTGCAGACAATGCTCAAACTTACAACACTAACCTGATTCGTAATGTTATAAACGATACAGGTACTCCTGGGAGAGCAGGGCAAGAAATTGATGTGTACATATTTTCGCTGTTTAACGAGAATAGAAAGCCTGGTATGGAATCAGAGAGGAACTGGGGTCTGTTTTTTCCAGACCAAACCAGCGTCTATAATCTCGATTTTACGGGGGCAGGTGCTGTGGATACAACCACGAATGGGAATATCACCAGTTCGAATGGGACATGGTGTGTTGCATCCTCTACTGCTTCAGAAGCTGATTTACAGCACGGGATAGATTGGGCCTGTGGACCTGGAAACATAGACTGTTCTGCTATTCAACCGAGCCAACCTTGTTTCGCGCCTGATAACTTGTTATCCCATGCTTCTTATGCATTCAATAGTTATTTTCAGCAGAATGGAGCTACTGACATTGCTTGTAGTTTCGGAGGCGCAGGTTTCAGAACAAACAAGAATCCAA GCTATGATAACTGCATCTACATGACATTCGG GGGTAATAAAACTGCTGCAGCTAATTCAACGGCTGCGTCTTCGATAAAATCTTCGTCGTCTGTACTACGCGGATGCTTCGGCATTCTGGGTTCTTTTCTGATGGCCTCGTTCGTGGTTTTTAGTGGTTTTGGCTGA
- the LOC140873025 gene encoding profilin-2, with translation MSWQSYIDDHLMADIDGCHLTAAAIVGLDGTVWAQSSNFPQFKLEEITGITTDFDSPGTLAPTGLYLGGTKYMVIQGEPGAVIRGKKGAGGVTVKKTNQALIIGIYDEPMTPGQCNMVVEKIGDYLIEQGL, from the exons ATGTCGTGGCAATCGTACATAGACGATCATTTGATGGCGGATATCGACGGCTGTCACCTCACCGCCGCCGCTATAGTCGGCCTCGACGGCACCGTCTGGGCACAGAGCTCCAATTTTCCTCAG TTTAAGCTTGAGGAGATAACTGGTATCACAACCGACTTTGATTCTCCGGGCACATTAGCTCCCACTGGGTTATACCTTGGGGGTACCAAGTACATGGTTATCCAAGGTGAACCCGGGGCTGTCATTCGAGGAAAGAAG GGAGCTGGTGGTGTTACGGTCAAAAAGACCAACCAAGCCTTGATCATTGGCATCTATGATGAACCCATGACTCCAGGCCAGTGCAACATGGTCGTTGAGAAGATTGGTGATTATCTTATCGAACAGGGTCTTTAA
- the LOC140873063 gene encoding profilin-1: protein MSWQSYIDDHLMADIDGCHLTAAAIIGTDGSVWAQSTTFPQFKVEEITAILTDFETPGTLAPTGLYLGGTKYMVIQGEAGAVIRGKKGAGGITVKKTGQALIIGIYDEPMTPGQCNMVVEKIGDYLIDQGL from the exons ATGTCTTGGCAATCGTACATAGACGATCATTTGATGGCCGATATCGACGGCTGCCACCTTACGGCCGCCGCTATTATCGGCACCGACGGCAGCGTTTGGGCACAAAGCACCACTTTCCCTCAG TTTAAAGTTGAGGAGATTACTGCTATCTTGACGGACTTTGAAACTCCTGGTACACTAGCTCCAACTGGATTATATCTTGGTGGAACGAAGTACATGGTTATTCAAGGTGAAGCCGGAGCTGTCATTCGGGGGAAGAAG GGAGCTGGAGGTATCACAGTCAAGAAGACCGGTCAGGCCTTAATCATTGGCATCTATGATGAACCTATGACTCCGGGTCAATGCAACATGGTTGTGGAGAAGATTGGTGATTATCTTATTGATCAGGGTCTTTAA